A single window of Rhodamnia argentea isolate NSW1041297 chromosome 5, ASM2092103v1, whole genome shotgun sequence DNA harbors:
- the LOC115739947 gene encoding zinc-finger homeodomain protein 5-like: protein MGKYMVDGCREYCPKNPNTDLLCAACGCHRNFHRKVTIFDLEMTETSGNYSPGGQNIITPKEESFDLEVALPMLDTGGEDERSNQLVTSAQQHKIKPESEFMDELVDQMRAFSERLGWSTRYRTREDEIKGFCAHMGISRTVFKTWLHSFTNNYGRGSSSKKNRSSARDKI, encoded by the coding sequence ATGGGCAAATACATGGTGGATGGCTGCAGGGAGTACTGCCCAAAGAACCCTAACACTGACCTCCTTTGTGCTGCTTGCGGTTGTCACCGGAACTTTCACAGGAAGGTGACCATCTTCGACCTTGAGATGACTGAAACCAGTGGCAACTACAGTCCTGGTGGTCAGAACATCATCACCCCGAAAGAAGAGAGCTTCGACCTTGAGGTAGCCTTGCCGATGCTCGACACCGGCGGAGAGGATGAGAGGTCGAACCAGCTGGTCACATCGGCACAGCAGCATAAGATAAAGCCTGAATCTGAATTCATGGACGAGCTGGTCGACCAGATGCGAGCTTTTTCTGAGAGGCTGGGGTGGTCGACGAGGTACCGCACCCGGGAGGATGAGATTAAAGGGTTTTGTGCCCACATGGGTATCAGCAGGACGGTGTTCAAGACGTGGCTGCACAGCTTTACTAATAATTATGGTCGTGGATCTAGCTCTAAGAAAAATCGTTCCTCGGCGAGGGACAAGATCTGA
- the LOC115739946 gene encoding zinc-finger homeodomain protein 6-like — MGKYMLDGCSEYSPKNPSTDLLCAACRCHRNFHRKVAIFDLEMTEASGNYITGGQNIITPEEESLDLEVALPMLDAGREEERLNQLVAPAQPEKKQRRRKSKFTDEQVNQMRAFSEWLAWSTRDRTRAEEIKEFCAKMGISWTVFKTWLHNNKKHYGRGSSSKKNCLSSRDKI; from the coding sequence ATGGGCAAATATATGTTGGATGGCTGCAGTGAGTACAGCCCAAAGAACCCTAGCACTGACCTTCTTTGTGCTGCTTGTCGTTGTCACAGGAACTTTCACAGGAAGGTGGCCATCTTTGACCTTGAGATGACTGAAGCTAGTGGCAACTACATTACTGGTGGTCAGAACATTATCACCCCAGAGGAAGAGAGTCTCGACCTCGAGGTAGCCCTGCCGATGCTCGACGCCGGCAGAGAGGAGGAGAGGTTGAACCAGCTGGTCGCACCGGCACAGCCGGAGAAGAAGCAGAGGAGGCGCAAATCCAAATTCACAGACGAGCAAGTCAACCAGATGCGAGCTTTTTCCGAGTGGCTGGCGTGGTCGACGAGGGACCGCACCCGGGCGGAGGAGATTAAAGAGTTTTGTGCTAAAATGGGCATCAGCTGGACAGTGTTCAAGACGTGGCTGCACAACAACAAGAAGCATTATGGTCGTGGATCTAGCTCTAAGAAAAATTGTCTCTCGTCGAGGGACAAGATCTGA
- the LOC125315081 gene encoding zinc-finger homeodomain protein 14-like — protein sequence MITPKEESFGLEVALPMLNAGGEEERLNQPVAPAQPEDKQRRRKSKFTDEQVDQMRAFSERLGWSMRDCTRAEEIKRFCANMGISWTVFKTWLHNNKKHYGRGPSSKKNRSSARDNI from the coding sequence ATGATCACCCCAAAGGAAGAGAGTTTTGGCCTTGAGGTAGCCCTGCCGATGCTCAACGCCGGTGGAGAGGAGGAGAGGTTGAACCAGCCGGTCGCACCGGCACAGCCGGAGGACAAGCAGAGGAGGCGCAAATCCAAATTCACAGACGAGCAGGTCGACCAGATGCGAGCTTTTTCCGAGAGGCTGGGTTGGTCGATGAGGGATTGCACCCGGGCGGAGGAGATTAAAAGGTTTTGTGCCAACATGGGCATCAGCTGGACGGTGTTCAAGACGTGGCTGCACAACAACAAGAAGCATTATGGTCGTGGACCTAGCTCTAAGAAAAATCGGTCCTCCGCAAGGGACAATATCTGA